A portion of the Oncorhynchus nerka isolate Pitt River linkage group LG27, Oner_Uvic_2.0, whole genome shotgun sequence genome contains these proteins:
- the gadd45ga gene encoding growth arrest and DNA-damage-inducible, gamma a, with protein sequence MTLELEEIRGQESALDTTDRLQIAGTALEELLVSAKKQDYLTVGVYESAKVMNVDADNVAFCVLATDEEYECDIALQIHFTLIQAFCFDNDINVVRVNDIERLADLVGTDETGEPKDAHCILVTSPGAESWKDPALDKLHLFCEESRSVYDWVPTITLPER encoded by the exons ATGACTCTGGAACTGGAAGAGATCCGTGGACAGGAGAGCGCACTCGATACCACCGATAG ACTGCAAATTGCAGGCACAGCCCTGGAGGAGCTGTTGGTGTCTGCAAAGAAGCAGGACTATCTTACGGTGGGAGTCTACGAGTCTGCCAAAGTTATGAATGT TGACGCAGACAATGTGGCATTCTGCGTTCTGGCGACAGACGAGGAGTACGAATGCGACATCGCGCTCCAGATCCACTTCACCCTCATCCAGGCTTTCTGCTTCGATAACGACATCAACGTGGTGCGCGTAAACGATATCGAGCGCCTGGCTGACCTCGTGGGCACGGACGAAACTGGGGAACCCAAGGACGCACATTGCATTCTTGTCACG AGCCCTGGTGCTGAGTCGTGGAAAGACCCTGCTTTGGACAAACTGCATCTGTTCTGTGAGGAGAGCCGCAGTGTGTATGACTGGGTTCCCACCATCACCCTCCCTGAACGCTGA